Proteins co-encoded in one Alphaproteobacteria bacterium SS10 genomic window:
- a CDS encoding DUF2628 domain-containing protein: MAIDPQDDAKSDQKATLPGFQREAVGQSDDGGDSNAGAPADRGGLGRDGSGGVLVDDLPDDPPVGDFDPLAELDDPKPEARTHPATNQTGNAGASNTYKELAFKDYVFSDRMADWLLVYVGPNPKPYAGTYKRMVRRRSTMLISWSFPAFFFTLAWFIYRRMWLLALVLMGGPFLLVNISPVIFANTFGAVPFIGALLGKSMYLNRAFRQIYAIEQMSIGDEQKRELIKEAGGISVIGGVLGAFAMITAYGMVLVMLAALLGVAAQLPTY, translated from the coding sequence ATGGCCATCGATCCCCAAGACGACGCAAAATCTGATCAAAAAGCGACCTTGCCCGGGTTCCAGCGTGAGGCTGTCGGACAAAGTGACGATGGGGGTGATTCAAATGCGGGGGCCCCAGCGGATCGCGGGGGGCTAGGCCGTGATGGCAGCGGCGGTGTCTTGGTCGATGATCTGCCCGACGATCCACCGGTCGGTGATTTTGATCCGCTAGCCGAGCTTGATGACCCAAAGCCAGAGGCACGGACGCACCCAGCAACCAACCAGACCGGCAACGCGGGCGCGTCGAATACCTATAAAGAGCTGGCCTTCAAAGATTACGTCTTCAGCGATCGGATGGCTGATTGGCTTCTGGTCTATGTCGGGCCAAATCCAAAGCCCTATGCCGGAACCTATAAGCGAATGGTGAGGCGGCGCAGCACCATGCTCATCTCCTGGTCGTTCCCAGCCTTCTTCTTCACCCTGGCTTGGTTCATCTATCGCCGGATGTGGTTGCTGGCCTTGGTTCTGATGGGCGGGCCATTTCTGTTGGTCAACATCTCCCCCGTGATCTTCGCCAACACCTTTGGTGCCGTTCCATTCATTGGCGCGCTGCTTGGCAAAAGCATGTATCTCAACCGAGCCTTTCGACAGATCTATGCCATTGAGCAGATGTCGATTGGTGATGAACAGAAGCGTGAGCTGATTAAGGAGGCTGGCGGCATCTCGGTGATTGGTGGGGTGCTGGGCGCCTTTGCGATGATTACCGCCTATGGGATGGTGCTCGTGATGCTGGCAGCCTTACTGGGCGTTGCCGCGCAGCTGCCGACCTACTGA
- a CDS encoding DMT family transporter — protein MPVAFVPLWATGFIGAKYGLPYAEPFTFLSLRYAFVIGLVCLAILWLKPSRLGRAEIGASLTIGILTHAGYLGAVFWAISIGLSAGIAAIIVGLQPIATALLAGMFLKERIGKRQWAGLGLGLLGVIAVLLPGLQAGVVEGINLTGVLACIFGLFAITLGTLVQRAKAQNVPLWSGAFYQYVGALLATLPFAILLETNEVTWTGEFVFALLWLSVVLSIGAISLLVLMLRHGAASKVATQFYLVPPVTAIIAYLMFDEQMTVIQLLGMAVAAAGVWLATRRRKA, from the coding sequence TCCTTAGCCTGCGATATGCCTTTGTCATTGGCTTGGTCTGCTTAGCTATCCTATGGCTCAAGCCATCCCGGCTGGGGCGCGCCGAGATTGGCGCCAGCCTAACCATCGGCATTCTGACCCATGCCGGTTATCTGGGCGCTGTCTTCTGGGCCATCAGCATCGGCCTGTCTGCAGGGATTGCCGCAATCATTGTCGGCCTACAGCCCATCGCGACGGCGCTTCTAGCGGGTATGTTTCTGAAAGAGCGTATTGGCAAACGGCAATGGGCTGGCCTCGGGCTCGGACTTCTTGGGGTTATTGCTGTGCTTCTGCCGGGGCTTCAGGCGGGCGTTGTTGAGGGCATTAACCTCACCGGTGTTCTGGCCTGCATCTTCGGTCTGTTTGCGATCACCCTCGGCACCCTAGTTCAGAGAGCGAAGGCCCAGAACGTGCCCCTGTGGTCTGGCGCCTTCTATCAATATGTGGGCGCACTGCTCGCTACCCTGCCCTTCGCCATTTTACTCGAAACGAACGAGGTCACCTGGACGGGCGAGTTCGTCTTCGCGCTGCTCTGGCTAAGCGTGGTGCTGTCAATCGGTGCAATCAGCCTGTTGGTGCTGATGCTTCGCCATGGTGCTGCATCCAAAGTGGCGACACAGTTCTACCTGGTGCCACCGGTCACGGCGATTATCGCCTACCTCATGTTTGATGAGCAGATGACGGTCATTCAGCTGCTCGGCATGGCGGTGGCGGCAGCTGGCGTTTGGCTTGCGACCAGACGGCGGAAAGCGTGA